The nucleotide window TGGTTGAGGCCATTAGCCATTGTGGCAGCTCCGCGCTGGTTTGCAGCAGACCCAGGTAGGCCTGGCCAAGTACCAATGCAGGCAGGCACACAAAGAGTGTAGTAATGAAAAACAGGCCTCCGCCATTTTGTTCACGGTGCCAGGTGGTATATCCCATGGCGATCAGCAGCAACGCGGCGATGCTCACCAGAGAGAAACACAGATAGGCGGCGAGGGGCAGCGGCAATAAGAATGCCAGGGGCAGGCAGAGCAAGGGCACAATCAGCAGGGTGCGGGTGCAGTAGTCAAGCCAGCCCTTGCTACGCTGCAGCCGGAAGTAGCAACGGGTGACCCCGGCTGCGGCCGCCATGGCAATCAGCATCAAGGGAAACAGCAGTCGGGATTGCAGCTGGTTTCCATCGGTCAGGCTATAGGGCAGGAAATCGGCGAGCAGCAGGCTGATGAGGGTAATGCACAGCAGGAAACCGGCCTGATAGTAATAGGTGCTGCCGCCTCGCATGATGGCCGCGATCAGGTTGTAGATGATCAGTGTCGCCAGGGCGCCAGCCATGAGCATATAGAGGTTGTCCTGGCGCTGATTGCTGGCCAGATGCTCGTTGAGCGTCGACAGGCTGAGTCCGTAGGTGAGGTAACCCCGTGGCTGCAGCTTGATATAGAACAGTTGCTCCTCACCCACCGGCAGATGGATACGGAAGCTGGCATCCCGTCCGGGAATGCGGGCACGGTTATCGGCTAGCTGATAACCCACGCCGTTGTCGTTGGGCACGAACAGGCTGGCATTGGGATTACCCCGTAGCTGTAGAGAGAAGGTCTGTTGCTCGCGAAATTCATTCTTGATAGCCAGGCGAACCCACCAGGGGTTTTGCTGGATACCCAGTCGTTCGACGAAACGGGTGGCAGGCTGAAAGCGATCCGCGATCGGGCCATTGCTGACCTGGTGAATAGTCAGATCGCCGTTCGTATCCTGCAGATACTCCGAATATATGGTGACTCGGGCATCATTCGGCAGACTGTGGATGATGTAAGGTGGTGGTGGTTCTGCTGCGCCCTGTGCCATGCCGGTCAGGCACAGCAGCGCAATGACCATTAGCCAGACAAACTGTTCAGGCCTGTTCCACCATAGTGTTTTGTTGCTCTGCATCCGCTGGTTTTCCCCGATCAAGCACATAGGCATTCAGCCCGGCTTCGGAGAGGATATAGGCACCGAGCTCACTGCGTCGACCGTCTCCGCAAACCACATAGAAAAAATCTTTTTCCAGGTTATGCACTTCCCTGCGCAATTCATTGAGTGGAATGTTACGGGCACCCGGGGTGCGGTCGTGACGAAATTCCATGGGCAGGCGCACGTCCACCAGTATGCACGCTGTGTCGGCCTCCAGCACCATGGTATCAAGTTCATCTTCGGTGAGGTGACGAATTACGGAATCCTGAAGAATCGACTGGAAGTCCTTCTTGCCCAGACACATGACAATGCCATCACTGGTCATGGTGACCGTGGCGTTGCGCGGGCTGTCGCTGATCAAGGCATCTTCACCGAAGAAGCGGCCTGCCGACAGGGCCGCCAGGGTTTCCTGCTTGGCGCCTTTGCTGCGACTGACCATGGCCTTGCCTTGCTTGATGACGAAAAAGGTATCGCCGTCTTCGCCTTCCGTGACGATGGTTTCCCCCAGTTGTACTTCCCGTTCCTCGAACTTCACGAACAGGCTGTGGATCATGGCGGGGGGCACTGCGGCGAACAGTTCTGAGGACAGCAGGGCGTCCATCCAGTCCCGCTCGCTTTCATCGTCGCCCTCATCAAGCATGGACTCTGCCGCCTGGGTCCAGGTCATCAGCAGATCCAGCTTGTTGCGGTCGATGGCGTAGAGGGTAGTGGCTTCCGCCGAAATGGCATTAATGGTGTGTTCGGGGTAGTTATCCAGTGCCAGATAATTTTCGTCGTCATCAGCAGTAAAGTGACGAACCTGAAAACTGGCATCAGTAAGGTCCAGTGAGCCCTCTACCAGGAAATAAGCCTTGTCGCTGGTCTGGCCACGTTTGAAAAGCAGTCGGCCTGGCGCCAGTTTAATGACTTCGATCTGGCCCTGAATTTCCTGCAGGTGGGACTCGCTGAGACAGTCGAAGGGAATGAAGTTTTCGAGGCGGGACATTTCCGCCGCTGTTGTAGACATGGCAACCCCTTGTTTCGGGTAAAAGTGGCTGAGCCTGCAGGTCCCGGCAGACTCAGCCTTGAGGAGCCTCTGAATCACTCCTTGCATACTCAGTCTTTCAGGCTGGCCCACAATCTAGGCGCACTTTTGAAGGCATGCTGGCTGCCTGTCGAGAAAGTGCAACAACGAGTGTGGGGCAGCCTGGGAGACCCGAAGGGCGCGGCCTGGAGCGCCCATCCGCTGCGCCTTGCCTCTTGGGAAGGGAGCAACCCTGACCATCGAGACAAGACACAACGGCTGCACGCTCCAGGCCACGCTGAGTACGCAAGGAGTTATTCAGAGGCTCCTTGATTATTAGTTGCCTTTAACTTTATGCCTTTTCGCGGGCGACTGCACGGTAGCCGATGTCTGTACGGTATTGGGCGTCACGCCATGTGATCTGCTTCACACCCACATAGGCGTTGGCCTGGGCTTCGCTCACGGTGGCACCGACGCCGGTAACACACAGCACGCGGCCTCCGCTAGTGACAACCTGACCGTCTTTCTCGGCGGTGCCAGCATGGAAGACTTTTACCGTGTCAGAATCTGCCTGATCCAGACCTTCAATCACGTCGCCCTTGGCGTAGTCGTCCGGGTAGCCGCCGGCCGCCATGACCACGCCCAGGGTGGGGCGCGGATCCCACTGGATCTCGGTCTGGTCCAGCTTGCCGTCCAGTGCCGCCAGGCACAGGCCGGCCAGGTCAGACTGCAGGCGCATCATGATCGGCTGGGTTTCGGGGTCGCCAAACCGGCAATTGTACTCGATGACCTTGGGAGCGCCTTCCGGGCTGATCATCAGGCCGGCGTAGAGGAAGCCGGTGTAGGGCATGCCTTCAGCTGCCATGCCTTCCACGGTGGGGTTGATCACTTCTTCCATGATGCGCTGGTAGACCGCATCAGTGACCACGGGGGCGGGGGAGTAGGCGCCCATGCCCCCAGTGTTGGGGCCGGTGTCGCCGTCACCTACGCGCTTGTGATCCTGGCTGGTGGCCATGGGCAGGACGTTCTTGCCGTCCACCATGACAATAAAGCTGGCTTCTTCGCCTTCCAGGAACTCTTCCACCACCACGCGGTGGCCGGCATCGCCAAACTTGTTGCCGTCCAGCATGTCGCGCACGGCTTCTTCGGCTTCATCCAGGGTCATGGCCACGATAACCCCTTTACCGGCTGCCAGGCCGTCGGCCTTGATAACGATGGGGGCGCCCTGCTCACGGACGTAGGCCAGGGCCTCGTCCATGTCGGTGAAGTTGCCGTACGCTGCTGTCGGGATGTTCTGGCGGGCCAGAAAGTCCTTGGTGAAGGCCTTGGAGCCTTCCAGCTGGGCAGCGGCCTTGCTGGGACCGAAACACTTCAGGCCGTTTTCCTTGAAGGTATCGACAAGGCCTTCCACCAGTGGCGCTTCCGGGCCGACGATGGTCAGATCAATGCCGTTGTCCTTGGCAAAAGCCAGCAGGGCCGGCTGATCCAGCACATCGATAGCCACATTTTCCAGCTTGGCTTCACGGGCGGTGCCGGCGTTGCCGGGGGCCACGAAAACCTTCTCTACCTGCTCGGCCTGAGCCACTTTCCATGCCAGCGCATGCTCGCGGCCACCGCCGCCGATGATGAGTACCTTCATGGGGTGATCCATTTGCTATGAATGGTGATACCTGAACGGGTGTCGCTACTGTCAACGAGCCTGACGCCAGAGGCTCGACGCCGGACGTCAGGATAGCGTCTTGCGTCGGGCGTCCAGCATTTAATGCCTGAAATGACGCATGCCAGTGAAGACCATGGCCATGCCGGCTTCGTCGGCGGCGGCGATCACTTCTTCGTCGCGGATGGATCCGCCCGGCTGGATCACGCAGCTGATGCCGACCTTGGCAGCATTATCAATGCCATCACGGAACGGGAAGAAGGCGTCGGACGCCATTACTGAACCTTCTACCTGCAGCCCCGCGTGCTCGGCCTTGATGGCGGCGATGCGCGCAGAGTTCACGCGGCTCATCTGGCCCGCGCCCACGCCCACGGTCTGACGATTCTTGGCGTAGACGATGGCGTTGGATTTCACGAACTTGGCCACCTTCCAGGCGAAGATCAGGTCGTGCATCTCGGCTTCGGTGGGGGCGCGCTTGGTGACCACCTTCAGGTCGCCTTCGGTGATCATGCCGATGTCACGATCCTGCACCAGCAGGCCGCCGTTGACGCGCTTGTAGTCCAGGCCGCCCTCGGTCGGGCCGGTGATTTCGCCGCACACCAATACCCGCACATTTTGCTTGGCGGCAGTGATGGCCAGTGCTTCTTCGCTCACGCTGGGAGCGATAATCACTTCCACGAACTGACGATCCACGATGGCCTTGGCGGTGGTGGCGTCCAGCTCACGGTTGAAGGCGATGATGCCTCCAAAGGCGGATTCGGTGTCGGTTTCGAAGGCCAGGTCATAGGCCTTGCCGATGCCGTCCAGGCTAACCGCCACGCCACAGGGGTTGGCGTGCTTGACGATGACACAGGCGGGCTTGGTGAAGGACTTCACGCACTCCAGGGCCGCGTCGGTGTCGGCGATATTGTTGTAGCTCAGTTCCTTGCCCTGCAGCTGCTTCGCGGTGGCGATGGATGCCGGGGCCGGGGTGCGCTCGGTGTAGAAGGCCGCTTTCTGGTGCGGGTTCTCGCCGTAGCGCATGTTCTGGGTTTTTTCGAAGTTCAGGTTGATGGTGCGCGGGAAATCCTGATTGTTTTCGCCAACCATCTTGCCGAAGTAGTTGGCAATGGCGCTGTCGTAAGCGGCGGTGTGCTCGAAGGCCTTGATAGCCAGGTCGAAACGCAGGGTGTCGGACAGGGCGCCGCCGTTGGCTTCCATGTCGTCCAGCACGCGCTGGTAGTCGCCAGCCGCAGTAACGATGCCCACATGGGCATTGTTCTTGGCGGCAGAGCGCACCATGGTCGGGCCGCCGATATCGATGTTCTCGATGGCGTCTTCCAAGGAGCAATCCGGGTTGGCGACGGTGGCTTCGAACGGGTAGAGGTTCACTACCACCAGGTCGATGCGGCTGATGTCGTTATCGGCCATGACCTGATCGTCCTGGCCGCGACGGCCGAGAATGCCGCCGTGCACTTTCGGGTGCAGGGTTTTCACCCGGCCATCCATCATTTCCGGGAAACCGGTGTATTCGGAGACTTCGCGCACCGCAATGCCGGCCTCCTGCAGTTTCTTGTAGGTACCGCCTGTGGACAGCAGCTCCACACCCTTGCCGGCCAGGGCCTGGGCAAATTCAACGATACCAGTCTTGTCG belongs to Alcanivorax sediminis and includes:
- the purH gene encoding bifunctional phosphoribosylaminoimidazolecarboxamide formyltransferase/IMP cyclohydrolase, whose amino-acid sequence is MSKAVERALISVSDKTGIVEFAQALAGKGVELLSTGGTYKKLQEAGIAVREVSEYTGFPEMMDGRVKTLHPKVHGGILGRRGQDDQVMADNDISRIDLVVVNLYPFEATVANPDCSLEDAIENIDIGGPTMVRSAAKNNAHVGIVTAAGDYQRVLDDMEANGGALSDTLRFDLAIKAFEHTAAYDSAIANYFGKMVGENNQDFPRTINLNFEKTQNMRYGENPHQKAAFYTERTPAPASIATAKQLQGKELSYNNIADTDAALECVKSFTKPACVIVKHANPCGVAVSLDGIGKAYDLAFETDTESAFGGIIAFNRELDATTAKAIVDRQFVEVIIAPSVSEEALAITAAKQNVRVLVCGEITGPTEGGLDYKRVNGGLLVQDRDIGMITEGDLKVVTKRAPTEAEMHDLIFAWKVAKFVKSNAIVYAKNRQTVGVGAGQMSRVNSARIAAIKAEHAGLQVEGSVMASDAFFPFRDGIDNAAKVGISCVIQPGGSIRDEEVIAAADEAGMAMVFTGMRHFRH
- the purD gene encoding phosphoribosylamine--glycine ligase, whose translation is MKVLIIGGGGREHALAWKVAQAEQVEKVFVAPGNAGTAREAKLENVAIDVLDQPALLAFAKDNGIDLTIVGPEAPLVEGLVDTFKENGLKCFGPSKAAAQLEGSKAFTKDFLARQNIPTAAYGNFTDMDEALAYVREQGAPIVIKADGLAAGKGVIVAMTLDEAEEAVRDMLDGNKFGDAGHRVVVEEFLEGEEASFIVMVDGKNVLPMATSQDHKRVGDGDTGPNTGGMGAYSPAPVVTDAVYQRIMEEVINPTVEGMAAEGMPYTGFLYAGLMISPEGAPKVIEYNCRFGDPETQPIMMRLQSDLAGLCLAALDGKLDQTEIQWDPRPTLGVVMAAGGYPDDYAKGDVIEGLDQADSDTVKVFHAGTAEKDGQVVTSGGRVLCVTGVGATVSEAQANAYVGVKQITWRDAQYRTDIGYRAVAREKA
- a CDS encoding cyclic nucleotide-binding domain-containing protein — translated: MSTTAAEMSRLENFIPFDCLSESHLQEIQGQIEVIKLAPGRLLFKRGQTSDKAYFLVEGSLDLTDASFQVRHFTADDDENYLALDNYPEHTINAISAEATTLYAIDRNKLDLLMTWTQAAESMLDEGDDESERDWMDALLSSELFAAVPPAMIHSLFVKFEEREVQLGETIVTEGEDGDTFFVIKQGKAMVSRSKGAKQETLAALSAGRFFGEDALISDSPRNATVTMTSDGIVMCLGKKDFQSILQDSVIRHLTEDELDTMVLEADTACILVDVRLPMEFRHDRTPGARNIPLNELRREVHNLEKDFFYVVCGDGRRSELGAYILSEAGLNAYVLDRGKPADAEQQNTMVEQA